The following proteins are encoded in a genomic region of Rudaeicoccus suwonensis:
- a CDS encoding ATP-binding cassette domain-containing protein translates to MNTTTAPIGLVTAVDTPPTGFAVETSAITKRFGDFVAVDRIDLVVPKGQVFGILGPNGAGKTTLLRMLATLLPIDGGTAHIFGEDVAAHPHVIRQLIGLTGQYASVDEELTGTENLRLFARLQGMPRKAAAETATDLLERFGLQDAAGKPLSTFSGGMRRRLDLAASLISRPPLIFLDEPTTGLDPRTRGQMWQTIRELVAGGCTVLLTTQYLDEADQLADRIAVIDHGHKVAEGTPDELKTQIGTATLQVGLADEGDLARAADVIAQVLGEEPSLSPERSRITVPLPLADRATDVLLALRTAHLSIESIAVQKPTLDEVFLTLTGDGVDTTDGQEATA, encoded by the coding sequence ATGAACACCACTACTGCTCCCATCGGTCTGGTGACCGCCGTGGACACCCCACCCACCGGTTTTGCGGTCGAAACCTCAGCAATCACAAAACGATTCGGCGATTTCGTGGCTGTCGATCGCATCGACCTCGTCGTTCCCAAGGGTCAGGTCTTCGGCATCCTCGGGCCCAACGGCGCAGGTAAGACCACCCTGTTGCGCATGCTCGCAACCCTGCTGCCGATCGACGGCGGCACCGCGCACATCTTCGGCGAGGACGTCGCTGCGCACCCGCACGTGATCCGCCAGCTGATCGGTCTGACCGGGCAATACGCGTCGGTCGACGAGGAGCTCACCGGCACCGAGAACCTGCGGTTGTTCGCCCGGTTGCAAGGCATGCCGCGCAAAGCCGCTGCCGAGACCGCCACCGACCTGCTGGAGCGCTTCGGTCTGCAGGATGCCGCAGGCAAGCCGTTGTCGACCTTCTCCGGCGGCATGCGCCGACGCCTCGACCTGGCGGCCAGTCTGATCAGCCGGCCGCCGCTGATCTTCCTGGACGAGCCGACGACCGGTCTGGACCCACGCACCCGCGGCCAGATGTGGCAGACGATTCGCGAATTGGTAGCCGGGGGCTGCACGGTGCTGCTCACGACGCAATACCTCGATGAGGCCGACCAGCTCGCCGACCGCATTGCCGTGATCGACCACGGCCACAAGGTCGCCGAGGGCACGCCCGATGAGTTGAAGACGCAGATCGGCACGGCGACCCTGCAGGTCGGACTGGCCGACGAGGGCGACCTGGCTCGCGCGGCGGATGTCATCGCCCAGGTGCTCGGCGAGGAACCCTCGCTGTCGCCGGAGCGCTCCCGGATCACCGTGCCGCTGCCGCTGGCGGACCGCGCCACCGACGTGCTGCTCGCGCTGCGCACCGCCCACCTGTCGATCGAGTCGATCGCGGTGCAGAAACCCACCCTCGACGAGGTCTTCCTGACCCTGACCGGCGACGGCGTCGACACCACCGATGGTCAGGAGGCCACCGCATGA
- a CDS encoding ABC transporter permease, translating into MSTLTLTDPRDLSRHVSLRHTFSQILSMAGRSLIKMRRNPEQLFDVVFQPILFTLMFAYVFGGAISGSTHRYLPLIIPGILAQTVLTACMATGTQLREDMDKGVFDRFKSLPISRLAPLAGPMVADLVRYTIAVTLTILMGLVMGYRPHGGVGGVVGAGLLLIFAGWSLAWAFTWLGTIAKSARAVQGYSMMVMFPLTFLSNAYVPTTSMPTWLQDFVKVNPVSHIVSAARDLMNQGAVTAEVGWALVGCVAVIAIFAPLSLVSYRRKI; encoded by the coding sequence ATGAGCACGCTCACCCTGACCGACCCGCGCGACCTGTCCCGGCACGTCAGCCTGCGGCATACGTTCTCGCAGATCCTGTCGATGGCCGGCCGCTCGCTGATCAAGATGCGACGCAACCCGGAGCAGTTGTTCGACGTGGTCTTCCAGCCGATCCTGTTCACGCTGATGTTCGCCTACGTCTTCGGGGGCGCGATCTCGGGCAGCACGCACAGATACCTGCCGCTGATCATCCCGGGAATCCTGGCCCAGACCGTCCTGACGGCGTGTATGGCGACCGGCACCCAGCTGCGCGAAGACATGGACAAGGGCGTCTTCGACCGCTTCAAGTCACTGCCGATCTCGCGGCTGGCGCCACTGGCCGGGCCGATGGTCGCCGACCTGGTGCGGTACACGATCGCGGTCACGCTGACCATCCTGATGGGCCTGGTCATGGGCTACCGACCGCACGGCGGTGTCGGCGGCGTCGTCGGCGCGGGCTTGCTGCTCATCTTCGCCGGCTGGTCACTGGCGTGGGCGTTCACCTGGTTGGGGACGATCGCCAAGTCTGCGCGCGCCGTGCAGGGCTACTCGATGATGGTGATGTTCCCGTTGACGTTCTTGTCGAACGCCTACGTCCCGACCACCTCCATGCCGACGTGGCTGCAGGACTTCGTCAAGGTCAACCCGGTGTCGCACATCGTCTCGGCGGCGCGCGATCTGATGAACCAGGGCGCGGTCACCGCGGAGGTCGGTTGGGCACTCGTCGGTTGTGTCGCGGTCATTGCGATCTTCGCGCCGCTGTCGCTGGTGAGCTACCGCCGCAAGATCTGA